CTCCGAACCTAGAGATTCGGGACGGTGTCGCCGCCGAGCTCGACTACACCAACTCCGATTGCATCTGGCGAAAGACTAGAGCCCTAACGGATTTCACCGACGGACCCCACCGCGCTGTTCTCGACGGCAAGAACGCCAACATCTCCGACTGCGAAAACTCGCACATCGTCGTGACGAACATTCATCAGCTCGCAAGTTCCGCGGACCGCTGGCTGCCTGAGTTTCCTGACGACTTCTTCGACCTCATTCTCGTCGACGAAGGCCACCACAACGCGGCGGCTAGCTGGACGCGAGTTTTCGAGCGGTTCCCGAATGCCAAGGTCGTGAGCCTGACTGCCACTCCGTTTCGCTCCGATGGTGCCGAAGTCGAAGGCGAGATCATTTACACCTACCGATTCTCCCAGGCGATGCGACAGGGCTACATCAAGCAGATTACGGCCGCGAACGTCGACCCGACCGAGCTCTACTTCACACATGAGGGCTCCACGCGCCGCCTCACGCGCGACCAGGTCCTCGATCTCCGCGAAGAAGCCTGGTTCCGAAAGGGCATCGCCCTGTCTAGAGAGACAAACATCAGCATCGTCGATGCCAGCATTCAATGGCTCGAGGTGCTTCGTGATTCCGGCACAAAGCACCAGATCATCGCCGCCACGTGCTCGATCAACCACGCGCGCGAAGTCGCTTCTCTCTATCGGGAGCGCGGATACAAGGCGGAAGCTGTCGACAGCAAGATGAAGAAGGAGGACCGCCAGAGGGTGATGGAGGACCTCAAAGCAGGTCGCCTCGATTGCATCGCGCAGGTCAATGTCCTTGGTGAAGGATTTGACCACCCTCCCCTGTCGGTCGCCGCGATCTTCAGGCCATTTCGTGGTCTCTCCCCATATGTGCAGTTCGTCGGGCGCATCATGCGCGTGCTCGTCCAAAACGCGCCAGAGCAT
Above is a genomic segment from bacterium containing:
- a CDS encoding DEAD/DEAH box helicase family protein — translated: MEQDEIRRFFAEAPITIHENRRLRIPQIEGYDATREHFTSKNSHAILRIPVGCGKTGLMGIAPFGLAQGRVLIIAPNLEIRDGVAAELDYTNSDCIWRKTRALTDFTDGPHRAVLDGKNANISDCENSHIVVTNIHQLASSADRWLPEFPDDFFDLILVDEGHHNAAASWTRVFERFPNAKVVSLTATPFRSDGAEVEGEIIYTYRFSQAMRQGYIKQITAANVDPTELYFTHEGSTRRLTRDQVLDLREEAWFRKGIALSRETNISIVDASIQWLEVLRDSGTKHQIIAATCSINHAREVASLYRERGYKAEAVDSKMKKEDRQRVMEDLKAGRLDCIAQVNVLGEGFDHPPLSVAAIFRPFRGLSPYVQFVGRIMRVLVQNAPEHEDNQGYVVSHIGLQQDARWEDFKAFDREDQMVFGDWLDPNDNPTPEGERERRASTRPGMEVLEQLIERFSTDEFLDPEDEGSIDELMHKIPQLLGVDPDELGLTREDLVQRLLDARNRRAAGLRPERLPVQPQQQRQERRKRLDEVSRSVAGRMLQALGEAPAAPTLIRLFPDLGARNNMGATIQLMHRAVNERFGFSRDGRPDLTLEQLTEATDSIEDIGDEVEALIRGRRQERS